Genomic segment of Arachnia propionica:
TGTTGCTCGCCCGGCGATTCTTCCACCTGCGGCTGACCGGGGCCCTGCCCCACCTCCGCCAGAAACGAACCAGGAAGCGGGTCGCGTCGGAACCGGTGGCTGCGGCGCCGGGCGGACTGCCGGACGGCCAGTCGATGCTGCCCAGGACAAGCCACTCGGCCTCGTTCAGCGGCAGATTCCCCGTCGTCGCGGCCCGGGGCCTGAAGGCGAACTGGGGTGCCAGCAGCATGCTCATGGCCTCGGGGGCGGTCGAACCGGTGCTGTATCTGCTGGCGATGGGGATCGGGCTGGGTGCCTTCATCGGTCAGGTGCAGTCGGGAACCAGTTACGCCGCCTGGATCGCGCCCGCGCTGCTGGCCACCTCCGCGTTGAACGGGGCGGTCATGGACGCCACCTGGAACGTGTTCATGAAACTGAAGTTCGACAAGCTCTACGAGACGATGCTCAGCACCTCGCTGGGGCCGCTGGACGTGGCGCTGGGCGAGATCACCGTCGCCCTGGTGCGCGGCGGCATCTACGCCACCAGTTTCGTCGCGGTCATGGCGCTGCTGGGTCTCGTCGGGTCGTGGTGGGTGCTGCTGGCCATACCGGCGTGCCTGCTGATCGCCTTCGGGATCGCGGCCCTGGGGATGGCCGCCACGTCGTTCTGCCGCACCTTCCAGCAGATGGACTGGATCATGCTGGTGCTGATGCCGATGTTCATGTTCTCCGGCACCTTCTACCCCGTTGACGTCTACCCGGCCCCGATCGCGGCGGCGGTGAAATGCCTGCCGCTGTGGCACGGCATCGAGATGCTCCGCGACCTCAACGCGGGAGCGGTCAGCTGGCTGACTGCAGGTCACGCCCTCTACTTCGTCGTCCTGGCCGTACTCGGAGTGTGGGTGGCGTCACTGCGCCTCAAG
This window contains:
- a CDS encoding ABC transporter permease, which gives rise to MTETLSPVDHDARAAQVARWGAFHHARNVVMQLRSWWVSLFAIGALEPLLTVLALGVGLGVVVDAASPGALGVPFLQFVAPAMLLSSAVHAAQAENTLGVFSSFKWHELYQAAASTPTTPSQLAEGHWLGSTVRYLINCATVIVVLLVFGAITPASVLVLLPVAVLTAWSFGNPVMAWTALQHDENGQFSIFSRLVVLPLTLFSGTYFPLDVLPGWLHPLGWISPLWHGVNLARILTLGQAAPAWLPFVHVAYLTALTVAGLLLARRFFHLRLTGALPHLRQKRTRKRVASEPVAAAPGGLPDGQSMLPRTSHSASFSGRFPVVAARGLKANWGASSMLMASGAVEPVLYLLAMGIGLGAFIGQVQSGTSYAAWIAPALLATSALNGAVMDATWNVFMKLKFDKLYETMLSTSLGPLDVALGEITVALVRGGIYATSFVAVMALLGLVGSWWVLLAIPACLLIAFGIAALGMAATSFCRTFQQMDWIMLVLMPMFMFSGTFYPVDVYPAPIAAAVKCLPLWHGIEMLRDLNAGAVSWLTAGHALYFVVLAVLGVWVASLRLKALFLR